Proteins found in one Micropterus dolomieu isolate WLL.071019.BEF.003 ecotype Adirondacks linkage group LG10, ASM2129224v1, whole genome shotgun sequence genomic segment:
- the trib2 gene encoding tribbles homolog 2 has protein sequence MNIQRSNPINISRYGRSRHKSHDFEELSCLRTTESHQSFSPNLGSPSPPETPDTSHCISRIGDYLLLEPLEGDHVFRAAHLHSGEELVCKVFEIGRYQESLAAYFALGQHQHINQILEILLGETRAYVFFERSYGDMHSFVRTCKKLREDEAARLFYQIASAVAHCHDNGLVLRDLKLRKFVFKNEDRSLVKLESLEDTYILDGHDDSLSDKHGCPAYVSPEILNANGSYSGKAADVWSLGVMLYTILVGRYPFHDVEPGSLFSKIRRGHFNIPETLTPKAKCLIRSILRREPTERLTSREILEHPWFAASGALGGAAVYSRGEREQEQMVPEVNMEEELEQFFS, from the exons ATGAACATACAGAGGTCAAATCCAATTAACATTTCACGTTATGGGAGATCGCGGCACAAATCGCACGATTTCGAAGAATTGTCTTGCTTAAGGACTACAGAGTCGCACCAGAGTTTCAGCCCCAACCTCGGGTCCCCCAGTCCGCCGGAGACCCCGGACACCTCGCACTGTATCTCCCGCATCGGGGACTACCTTTTGTTGGAACCACTGGAGGGAGACCACGTTTTCAGAGCCGCCCACCTGCACAGCGGGGAAGAGCTCGTATGTAAG GTCTTTGAAATCGGCCGTTACCAGGAGTCACTGGCGGCCTACTTTGCCCTGGGCCAGCACCAGCATATTAACCAAATCCTGGAGATCTTGCTCGGGGAGACTCGTGCCTATGTGTTCTTTGAGAGAAGCTATGGGGACATGCACTCTTTTGTCCGCACCTGCAAGAAGTTGCGGGAGGACGAAGCTGCCAGACTCTTCTATCAGATAGCCTCGGCTGTGGCACATTGCCACGACAACGGACTGGTCCTCCGCGATCTCAAACTGAGGAAGTTTGTCTTCAAGAATGAGGACAG GAGCCTCGTGAAGCTGGAGAGCCTGGAGGACACTTACATCCTGGACGGTCATGACGACTCCCTGTCAGACAAACATGGCTGCCCAGCCTATGTCAGCCCTGAGATCCTCAATGCCAACGGCAGCTATTCGGGGAAGGCAGCTGATGTCTGGAGTCTGGGTGTCATGCTTTACACAATCCTCGTGGGGCGCTACCCTTTCCATGACGTTGAGCCCGGCTCTCTGTTCAGCAAAATCCGCAGGGGCCACTTCAACATCCCTGAGACGCTCACACCCAAGGCCAAGTGCCTGATCCGGTCCATCCTCCGCCGGGAACCCACAGAGCGCCTCACCTCTCGGGAGATTCTCGAGCACCCCTGGTTTGCCGCCTCCGGGGCACTAGGGGGCGCTGCGGTGTACAGcaggggagaaagagagcaggAGCAGATGGTGCCTGAGGTGAACATGGAAGAGGAGCTGGAGCAGTTCTTCAGCTGA